In the Pseudolabrys taiwanensis genome, one interval contains:
- a CDS encoding branched-chain amino acid ABC transporter permease, with amino-acid sequence MTGQKAKILAVIVALLALLYIVPHSGSFVVLLATRAMAFAILAMSVDLLLGFTGLSSMGQAAYFGVGAYLTAVLATKLQFGLGWDFWIVVLLGILIGSALAALFGLFAIRATGVYFLMITLALGQCVWGLAYRWNSLTGGDNGINMTGRPNFGLDLSDDVTFFYLVFAFFAASLFMLYVLVRSPFGRSLEGIRERELRMQILGYNTWLHKYIAFIIAGGFGGLSGVLWAHTNGHVSPETVVLTTSVDSLLMVVLGGAGTLVGAILGAGIVFGLREYLSTLVPWWQYVLGGVYVLTILYLPMGLMGIPALLRQRFKGRPTEASAKIATKELASKPS; translated from the coding sequence ATGACCGGCCAAAAAGCCAAAATCCTGGCGGTGATCGTCGCGCTGCTTGCGTTGCTCTATATCGTGCCGCACTCCGGCTCGTTCGTCGTGCTGCTCGCGACGCGCGCCATGGCCTTCGCCATCCTGGCCATGAGCGTCGATTTGCTGCTCGGCTTCACCGGCCTTTCGTCCATGGGCCAGGCAGCCTATTTCGGCGTCGGCGCTTATCTCACCGCCGTGCTCGCCACCAAGCTGCAGTTCGGCCTCGGCTGGGATTTCTGGATCGTCGTTCTACTCGGCATTCTGATCGGTTCTGCGCTCGCGGCGCTGTTCGGCCTCTTCGCGATCCGCGCCACCGGCGTCTATTTCCTGATGATCACGCTGGCGCTCGGCCAATGTGTATGGGGCCTTGCCTATCGCTGGAATTCGCTCACCGGCGGCGACAACGGCATCAACATGACCGGCCGTCCGAATTTCGGTCTCGATCTCTCCGACGACGTGACGTTCTTCTATCTCGTCTTCGCGTTTTTCGCGGCTTCGCTGTTCATGCTCTACGTGCTCGTGCGCTCGCCCTTCGGCCGCAGCCTGGAGGGCATCCGCGAACGCGAATTGCGCATGCAGATCCTCGGCTACAATACGTGGCTGCACAAATACATTGCATTCATCATCGCCGGCGGCTTCGGCGGCCTGTCCGGCGTGCTGTGGGCGCATACCAATGGCCACGTCAGTCCGGAAACCGTGGTGCTCACCACGTCGGTGGACTCGCTGCTGATGGTCGTGCTGGGCGGGGCCGGCACCTTGGTCGGCGCGATCCTGGGCGCTGGCATTGTGTTCGGGCTGCGCGAGTACCTCTCCACGCTGGTGCCCTGGTGGCAGTACGTCCTCGGCGGCGTTTACGTTCTCACCATTCTCTACCTGCCGATGGGGCTGATGGGCATCCCCGCGCTCCTACGGCAACGTTTCAAAGGCCGGCCAACAGAAGCCTCGGCCAAAATCGCGACCAAGGAACTGGCATCGAAGCCCTCCTGA
- a CDS encoding ABC transporter substrate-binding protein, with protein sequence MTKTWQRRLMPTLVGTSIALGLTATASAEELRIGFIAPTTGIFAQIGKDMVDGFQLYLEQHGNKLGGMDVKFIVEDNQGKPDAAVTKAKKLILQDKVHMVVGGLLASTGYALAPVSTAEKTLYISSTASADDLTQRQLDKYPYFMRTSWTSSLPHHALGQWACDNGFKTVAVVAADYAFGYEVTGGFQKAFEDCGGKVIQKVWVPLNTKDFGPYIPTIKKADAIFTVMVGPGALQFPKQLRGSGIKTPIVGSGVSYDEFVLPFMGDEVIGDISALHYSAAIDTPANQAFVTAYRAKFGKVPGYYSENNYSTAMWLDAAIKKAGGKYPGADEFIKVMGSIKIDAPRGPVELDDMRNPVENVYIKKVEKKKMFGYDKDELWNTVIHTYPKVSQFWTYGKDKFLAQPLYSRDFPPCKFCE encoded by the coding sequence ATGACCAAGACGTGGCAACGCCGGCTCATGCCGACGCTGGTCGGCACCAGCATCGCGCTAGGCCTCACGGCGACAGCCAGCGCTGAAGAACTGCGCATCGGCTTCATCGCGCCGACCACCGGCATCTTCGCCCAGATCGGCAAGGACATGGTGGACGGCTTCCAGCTTTATCTGGAGCAGCATGGCAACAAGCTCGGCGGCATGGACGTCAAGTTCATCGTCGAGGACAACCAAGGAAAGCCCGACGCCGCCGTCACCAAGGCCAAGAAGCTGATCCTTCAGGACAAGGTGCACATGGTGGTCGGAGGCCTGCTGGCGTCGACCGGCTATGCGCTCGCGCCGGTCAGCACCGCCGAAAAGACGCTGTACATCTCCTCGACGGCGTCCGCCGACGATCTCACGCAACGGCAACTCGACAAATATCCTTACTTCATGCGGACGAGCTGGACCTCGTCGCTGCCGCACCACGCGCTCGGTCAATGGGCCTGCGATAATGGCTTCAAGACCGTCGCCGTCGTCGCCGCCGACTATGCCTTCGGCTACGAGGTCACCGGCGGATTCCAGAAGGCGTTCGAGGACTGTGGCGGCAAGGTGATCCAGAAGGTGTGGGTGCCGCTCAACACCAAGGACTTCGGCCCCTACATTCCGACCATCAAGAAGGCCGATGCCATCTTCACCGTCATGGTCGGCCCCGGCGCGCTGCAGTTCCCCAAGCAGTTGCGCGGCTCGGGCATCAAGACGCCGATCGTCGGCAGCGGCGTAAGCTATGACGAGTTCGTGCTTCCCTTCATGGGCGACGAAGTGATCGGCGACATTTCCGCCTTGCACTACAGTGCAGCGATCGACACACCCGCCAACCAAGCTTTCGTCACGGCCTATCGCGCCAAGTTCGGCAAAGTGCCGGGCTACTACTCGGAAAACAATTACTCGACCGCGATGTGGCTCGACGCGGCGATCAAGAAGGCAGGCGGCAAATATCCCGGCGCGGACGAGTTCATCAAGGTGATGGGAAGCATCAAGATCGACGCGCCGCGCGGCCCAGTCGAACTCGACGACATGCGCAATCCCGTCGAAAACGTCTACATCAAGAAGGTCGAGAAGAAGAAGATGTTCGGCTACGACAAGGACGAGCTGTGGAACACGGTCATCCACACTTATCCGAAGGTCAGCCAATTCTGGACCTACGGCAAGGACAAATTCCTGGCGCAGCCGCTCTACAGCCGCGACTTCCCGCCCTGCAAGTTCTGCGAATGA